The proteins below come from a single Paludibacter jiangxiensis genomic window:
- the surE gene encoding 5'/3'-nucleotidase SurE, with product MRPCILITNDDGLTAKGIKELKDAMLPLGDVIVVGPDGPRSGMSSAITVSIPTRLHKVHEEEGLKIYRCSGTPVDCVKLALNVLFKDRKPDLLVTGINHGTNSSISVVYSGTMGATIEGCINKVLSIGYSLCNHHADADFSHVIPFVKKIAEKVLEKGLPYGVCLNVNMPENPPKGIKICRQANGLWTEEFVRHEDPNGHPYFWLTGNFTNREPEASDTDEWALTNDYIAVVPTKIDMTAYEVIDELTSWNL from the coding sequence ATGAGACCCTGCATATTAATAACCAACGATGACGGCTTAACGGCAAAAGGAATCAAAGAACTCAAGGATGCGATGTTACCGTTGGGAGATGTTATTGTCGTTGGACCCGACGGCCCTCGCTCGGGAATGTCCAGCGCCATTACAGTTTCAATTCCAACTCGCCTGCACAAAGTCCACGAAGAAGAAGGTCTGAAGATATACCGCTGTTCCGGCACTCCCGTTGATTGCGTAAAACTTGCCCTCAATGTTTTATTTAAAGACAGAAAACCCGACTTATTGGTAACGGGCATCAATCACGGCACCAATTCTTCTATAAGCGTGGTCTATTCAGGCACAATGGGAGCAACTATTGAAGGATGTATTAATAAAGTTCTTTCCATTGGTTATTCCTTATGCAATCATCATGCCGATGCTGATTTTTCGCACGTTATTCCTTTTGTAAAGAAAATCGCGGAAAAGGTACTTGAGAAAGGTCTTCCTTATGGAGTTTGTCTTAACGTCAACATGCCGGAAAACCCTCCTAAAGGGATCAAAATTTGCCGGCAAGCCAATGGATTGTGGACGGAAGAATTTGTTCGCCACGAAGATCCGAACGGACATCCATACTTTTGGCTGACAGGCAATTTCACCAACCGTGAACCCGAAGCCTCCGACACTGACGAATGGGCACTAACAAACGATTATATTGCAGTTGTTCCGACAAAAATTGACATGACGGCTTACGAGGTAATAGACGAATTAACCAGTTGGAACCTTTAA
- a CDS encoding DUF2007-related protein, with product MTQESDLDPVEVFAGTSWEAGMLVSLLADNDIEAYFNDEILGRVAPWVAEPGGVGAIKVIVAAKDYEQAMKVVKEFSKTLQ from the coding sequence ATGACACAAGAATCAGATTTAGATCCTGTTGAGGTTTTTGCGGGAACTTCATGGGAAGCCGGTATGTTAGTCAGTTTGCTGGCCGATAATGACATTGAAGCATATTTCAATGATGAAATTCTGGGTAGGGTGGCTCCATGGGTGGCCGAGCCCGGAGGCGTGGGTGCTATAAAAGTGATAGTCGCTGCGAAGGATTACGAACAGGCAATGAAAGTGGTTAAGGAATTTAGCAAGACATTGCAATAA
- a CDS encoding SRPBCC domain-containing protein, translated as MQTFKKHFIIKATPQDVYAALTNPEIIALWTGEDAVMSTTPDSEFEWWGGDICGKNIEFEQDKKIVQEWYFGETETSLVTIKTHQDKKGTDLEINQINIPDDAFENIVEGWEDAIVASLRDLLEE; from the coding sequence ATGCAAACTTTCAAAAAACATTTTATCATCAAAGCTACTCCTCAAGATGTATATGCTGCTTTGACCAATCCGGAAATAATTGCTTTATGGACCGGCGAAGATGCTGTAATGAGCACTACTCCTGATTCAGAATTTGAATGGTGGGGCGGAGACATTTGCGGCAAAAACATTGAATTCGAACAAGATAAAAAGATAGTACAAGAATGGTATTTCGGAGAAACAGAAACATCACTGGTGACTATCAAAACTCACCAGGACAAAAAGGGAACCGATCTGGAAATAAATCAGATAAATATTCCGGATGATGCTTTTGAAAATATTGTTGAAGGATGGGAAGATGCTATTGTTGCGTCTCTGAGAGATTTACTAGAAGAATAA
- the dacB gene encoding D-alanyl-D-alanine carboxypeptidase/D-alanyl-D-alanine endopeptidase yields MKKILLFAFLLFDVCLVGALNPGIKHFVEAPNFKGSNLAVLVKDIKSGKVVLDYRGEKSLMPASNMKLITTATALELLGADFRFETPLEYDGTIDVQGVLHGNIYIVGSGDPTIGSAVFNDHDFIKRWVDAVQKTGIKTVLGHVVANVSAFDKEVTPPDWTWENMGNYFAAGVFGLSVYDNMYAIHFKTGAPGSTPQILGTTPPMYEMVFHNMLKAGKTGEDDDDGYLHGAPFSNERYITGTIPSNREQFSIHGDMPNPPLKLATLFTEKLNEAGIAVSGAPLDEMKNSDNHTRFFVHQSPTLAEIVKETNMQSNNLYAEHVFKRLALINNAVATRDEATRIVRDFWKQHGADVSTLFQHDGCGMSPMNGVSPRFFVDLLSYMRTQSKYKDAFFKSLPVAGQSGTLKKLLDGTPLAGKVMAKSGSIRRVLCYSGYMELGNKEYAFSVMVNNYTGSSTEARKVIEQLLLSVR; encoded by the coding sequence ATGAAGAAAATACTGTTATTTGCTTTTTTATTGTTTGATGTGTGCCTCGTTGGCGCTCTTAATCCGGGAATAAAACATTTTGTGGAAGCGCCTAACTTTAAGGGAAGTAATCTGGCTGTTTTGGTAAAAGATATTAAAAGTGGAAAAGTTGTGCTGGATTATCGCGGCGAAAAAAGTCTGATGCCGGCATCCAATATGAAACTGATAACCACGGCCACAGCTCTTGAATTACTTGGTGCCGATTTCAGGTTCGAAACGCCACTTGAATATGACGGAACTATCGATGTGCAGGGTGTTCTTCATGGGAATATTTATATTGTCGGCAGCGGCGATCCGACTATCGGTTCGGCAGTTTTTAATGATCATGACTTTATCAAACGTTGGGTGGATGCCGTCCAGAAAACCGGCATTAAAACTGTGTTGGGACATGTTGTTGCTAACGTCTCTGCATTCGACAAAGAAGTAACACCGCCCGACTGGACATGGGAGAATATGGGAAATTACTTTGCGGCAGGCGTTTTTGGCCTCTCGGTTTATGATAACATGTATGCCATTCATTTCAAAACAGGAGCTCCGGGCTCCACTCCGCAGATTTTGGGAACAACTCCTCCAATGTATGAAATGGTATTTCATAATATGTTGAAGGCTGGTAAAACAGGGGAAGATGATGACGATGGATATTTGCATGGTGCTCCTTTTAGTAACGAGCGCTATATAACAGGTACAATCCCTTCCAACCGGGAACAGTTTAGTATTCATGGAGACATGCCTAATCCGCCACTTAAGTTAGCAACTTTGTTTACAGAAAAGCTGAACGAAGCCGGTATAGCTGTATCTGGTGCACCTTTAGATGAAATGAAAAACAGTGACAATCATACGCGTTTCTTTGTTCACCAGTCGCCCACGCTTGCTGAAATTGTAAAAGAAACCAATATGCAGAGTAATAATTTGTATGCGGAGCATGTATTCAAACGGTTGGCGCTGATTAATAATGCTGTGGCCACAAGAGATGAGGCAACACGGATTGTACGTGATTTCTGGAAGCAGCATGGAGCCGATGTTTCAACACTATTTCAGCACGATGGTTGCGGTATGTCCCCAATGAATGGCGTTTCTCCCCGTTTCTTTGTTGATTTGCTTTCCTATATGCGTACTCAGAGTAAATATAAAGATGCGTTTTTCAAATCTCTCCCTGTCGCAGGGCAAAGCGGGACACTCAAAAAATTACTTGACGGAACTCCTCTTGCCGGAAAGGTGATGGCAAAAAGCGGTTCTATCAGGAGAGTGCTTTGCTACTCCGGTTATATGGAGTTGGGCAATAAAGAGTACGCATTCTCTGTTATGGTAAATAATTATACAGGAAGCTCTACCGAAGCCCGAAAGGTAATCGAACAGTTACTTTTGAGTGTGCGATGA
- a CDS encoding bifunctional YncE family protein/alkaline phosphatase family protein, which yields MMNITRYCFVLACAGISLSLFAQKTNVLFPSKVKLPNGWTITPVGKNITLGDLPLNMAVSHNKRWIAVTNNGQSTQTIDLIDVAKQEKIASMPIAKAWYGLTFSPDNRSLFVSGGNDNAIYRYQVSGSGLQAGDTIRLGKPWPQKISPAGMALDSKHNRLYVVTRENNSLYVVNPDSKTVLHVLSLGNEAYTCLLSADNKKLYISVWGGRKVVVYDCEQNKIMAEIPVGSNPNEMCLAKNGHFLFVANANDNTVSVIDTRKNEVVETLKAALYPNAPSGSTTNGLALSENGKTLYIANADNNCLAVFDVSKTPESKAKGFIPVGWYPSNVKVVGKNVFVTNAKGLTSLPNPQGPNPTMKKETVTYQQGDSSKPVKVQYIAGLLIGSMSILKEPSANLLSLYSQQVYQNTPYSKEKEMNAPGEVGNPIPMKVGDASPIKYVFYVIKENRTYDQVLGDVKAGNGDTTLVLFGKKITPNQHDLVNRFVLLDNFYVDAEVSADGHNWSTGAYATDYLEKTWPTYYGGRGGRYDAEGNRAIANNRDGFIWDLCKRHNVTYRTYGEFADNYKPNIPVLKGHVAHFTGFDLEVRDTTRFNQWKMDFDSLVAKNALPRFSTVRFVCDHTEGMRAGKPTPYAFAADNDLAVGLFVEHISKSPVWKESAIFIVEDDAQNGPDHVDAHRSPAYIVSPYVRRNFVDHTMYSTSGILRTMELILGLPPMTQYDAAATPLWRCFTSTPDFALYEHLPSNINLDDKNPFDKKLSALSDKFNWTKEDQVPDLVFNEILWQGLKKAKAPAPIRSAFLNVQQKDKDDD from the coding sequence ATGATGAATATAACTCGATATTGTTTCGTATTGGCGTGCGCCGGGATTTCTCTGTCTCTTTTTGCGCAGAAAACTAACGTGTTATTTCCTTCCAAAGTAAAATTGCCCAATGGTTGGACAATTACTCCTGTTGGGAAAAATATTACCCTGGGCGATTTGCCGTTGAATATGGCAGTGAGCCATAACAAGCGTTGGATAGCGGTGACAAACAATGGACAAAGTACTCAAACGATTGACCTGATTGACGTTGCTAAACAAGAAAAGATTGCGTCAATGCCGATTGCAAAGGCCTGGTATGGATTGACTTTTAGTCCGGATAATCGCAGCTTGTTTGTTTCGGGTGGAAATGATAATGCGATTTACCGTTATCAGGTTTCGGGAAGTGGATTGCAGGCCGGAGATACAATTCGGTTAGGCAAACCATGGCCACAAAAGATTTCGCCGGCCGGAATGGCGCTTGATAGCAAACACAACCGTCTCTACGTGGTTACTCGAGAAAATAATTCACTTTATGTGGTTAATCCGGATTCTAAAACGGTGTTGCATGTGTTATCTTTAGGCAATGAAGCCTATACTTGCTTGTTGTCGGCGGATAATAAAAAGCTCTATATCAGTGTGTGGGGTGGACGTAAAGTGGTAGTTTACGATTGCGAACAAAATAAGATTATGGCAGAAATTCCGGTAGGCAGTAATCCTAACGAGATGTGCCTGGCCAAGAACGGACATTTTCTGTTTGTGGCCAATGCCAATGATAATACGGTATCTGTAATCGATACAAGAAAAAATGAAGTGGTTGAGACGTTGAAAGCCGCTTTGTATCCCAACGCTCCGAGTGGTTCTACAACAAATGGACTAGCCCTTAGCGAAAACGGAAAGACGCTTTATATTGCCAATGCTGATAACAATTGTCTGGCAGTGTTTGATGTCTCCAAAACTCCTGAGAGCAAGGCGAAAGGTTTTATTCCGGTAGGGTGGTATCCGTCTAATGTAAAGGTGGTGGGCAAAAATGTCTTTGTGACGAATGCCAAAGGCTTGACCTCTTTGCCAAATCCACAGGGGCCAAATCCAACGATGAAAAAAGAAACAGTGACCTATCAGCAGGGAGATAGTTCGAAGCCTGTTAAAGTTCAGTATATTGCGGGTCTGTTAATTGGTTCGATGAGCATTTTGAAAGAGCCATCGGCTAATTTGTTAAGTCTGTATTCTCAACAGGTATATCAAAATACGCCTTATTCGAAAGAAAAGGAAATGAATGCTCCGGGCGAGGTGGGTAATCCGATTCCCATGAAGGTGGGTGATGCGTCGCCAATTAAATATGTGTTTTATGTGATAAAGGAAAATCGAACCTACGATCAGGTACTTGGCGACGTGAAAGCCGGAAATGGTGATACGACACTGGTGCTGTTTGGTAAGAAAATCACACCTAACCAACACGATTTGGTGAACAGGTTTGTGCTGCTGGATAATTTTTACGTGGATGCCGAGGTAAGTGCCGATGGGCACAACTGGAGTACAGGGGCTTATGCAACTGATTATCTTGAAAAGACATGGCCTACGTATTACGGTGGAAGAGGCGGGCGTTATGATGCGGAAGGTAATCGGGCTATCGCCAATAATCGCGATGGATTTATCTGGGATTTGTGCAAAAGGCATAATGTGACTTATCGTACGTATGGGGAGTTTGCTGATAATTACAAACCGAACATTCCGGTACTAAAAGGACATGTTGCTCATTTTACGGGCTTTGATTTGGAGGTGCGCGATACGACCCGTTTCAATCAATGGAAAATGGATTTCGATTCATTGGTTGCAAAAAATGCTTTGCCACGCTTTTCGACGGTGCGTTTTGTTTGCGATCATACAGAAGGTATGCGTGCGGGAAAACCGACTCCCTATGCTTTTGCTGCGGACAATGATCTGGCTGTTGGATTATTTGTCGAGCATATATCGAAGAGTCCGGTTTGGAAAGAGTCAGCTATTTTTATAGTGGAAGATGATGCTCAGAACGGGCCTGATCATGTGGATGCGCACAGAAGTCCGGCTTATATTGTAAGTCCTTACGTTAGACGGAACTTTGTGGATCATACCATGTATTCCACCAGCGGTATTTTGCGTACAATGGAACTGATTTTAGGATTGCCACCCATGACACAATACGATGCAGCAGCAACTCCTTTGTGGCGCTGTTTTACATCAACGCCTGATTTTGCTTTGTATGAGCATTTGCCTTCGAATATCAATCTTGATGATAAGAATCCATTTGATAAAAAACTATCGGCGCTATCAGATAAGTTCAACTGGACAAAAGAAGATCAGGTGCCCGATCTTGTCTTCAATGAAATATTGTGGCAGGGTCTCAAAAAGGCCAAAGCTCCTGCACCGATAAGGTCGGCATTTTTGAATGTTCAGCAAAAAGACAAGGATGACGATTAG
- a CDS encoding SusC/RagA family TonB-linked outer membrane protein has protein sequence MKKTMKAGRCTHIPLPRQCKRTLVLALVLTLGFCSTNLLAAGLSSASAASMAPTDGEKTVTGKITDATGNPIPGATIVIKGQKTGTVTDMDGKFSLKAPSNAVLKVSFIGMKAQEVALQGRSSVSISLEDESVSLNEVVAIGYGVQKKKLVTGATVQVSGDNLQKLSTTNAFTALQSQTPGVNIVQNSGQPGDGFKVNIRGIGTIGNSAPLYVIDGVAGGDINSLNPSDIESIDVLKDAASSAIYGTRAANGVVLVTTKQGKSGKVQVTYDGYYGVQNVYKMPSLLNAQQYMAIENEVDFNEGISARNWKSILGSKYSSVMDETWKGTNWMDAIRNKNAPTQNHAFNLVGGNDISKFSLGVAYTNQEGIFGDPVASGYERTSIRLNSDHVILKAANRDVIKLGENVNYNYSVKNGIGLGNQYWNDISNMLRAMPIMPIYNDKGGYFDNADKTAMGLNAYDAQAANPIASMVYQRGYNKSKSHNLNASAYLQISPIKNLVLKSQFGYKMSASSYRSYTPAYNLSTTAVNTVSSVNQSANLGWSYTLDNTADYKFAINNHHVDVLAGQSLEKWGMGEGLSVTNGNLLFNGFEYAYLANTQGIAAGTTKVDSNTGPWGQGGLASVFGRINYDWNETYMLTLILRSDASSNFASGKRWGYFPSVSAGWVASNEKFMASTKSWLDFLKFRASWGQNGNCNISNFNYIALISFDQSAKYSFGNAKDSQSTGAVPYNLANPDVTWEKSEQLDFGFDARFLNSRLGVNFDYYDKTTKGWLVQAPIHPYFGVSVAPYVNGGDITNKGVEAVISWNDHVGKDFTYGVNVNGAYNKNKVTRIANSEGIINGSTNVLAQGTTYIYRAQVGYPIGYFYGYKTAGVFQNQADIDAWKAAGNGILQSNVQPGDLKFVDLNHDGQVTDADRTKIGDPNPHFNMGLSFNLGYKGFDFTVAAHGAFGMQIAKNYRQTSRSDNYTTEVYQRWHGEGTSNKWPRLTSNTNANYMYLSDIYMENADYLKCQNITLGYDFKKLFPKMPLQQARLYFTAQNLFTITGYSGMDPEVGSSGGADSWASGIDIGYYPSPRTYLVGVNLKF, from the coding sequence ATGAAAAAAACCATGAAAGCGGGAAGATGTACACACATACCTCTTCCAAGACAATGCAAGCGGACTCTGGTGCTGGCACTCGTGTTAACATTGGGGTTTTGTTCCACAAACCTTTTAGCAGCCGGCCTGTCGTCAGCTTCGGCAGCCAGTATGGCTCCAACTGACGGCGAAAAAACCGTGACCGGTAAAATTACAGATGCAACCGGAAATCCGATTCCGGGAGCAACAATTGTGATCAAAGGACAGAAGACCGGTACAGTTACTGATATGGACGGTAAATTTTCGCTAAAGGCTCCATCCAATGCCGTTTTGAAAGTGTCATTTATTGGCATGAAAGCGCAGGAAGTTGCACTTCAGGGACGTTCTTCCGTAAGTATATCACTTGAAGACGAATCTGTAAGTCTGAATGAGGTTGTAGCCATTGGTTATGGAGTTCAGAAAAAGAAACTGGTTACCGGTGCTACGGTGCAGGTAAGCGGTGATAATCTCCAGAAACTTAGCACAACTAATGCATTCACAGCTTTACAGAGTCAGACTCCGGGTGTAAATATCGTACAAAATTCTGGTCAGCCGGGCGATGGATTTAAAGTGAATATCCGTGGTATCGGTACTATCGGAAATTCAGCGCCATTATATGTAATTGATGGAGTTGCCGGTGGTGATATCAACAGTCTTAATCCTTCTGATATTGAGTCAATTGACGTATTGAAAGATGCGGCATCTTCTGCAATCTATGGTACACGTGCTGCCAATGGTGTTGTGTTGGTAACAACAAAACAAGGTAAAAGTGGTAAAGTACAAGTAACCTATGACGGATATTATGGCGTTCAGAACGTATATAAAATGCCGTCGTTGCTTAATGCTCAACAATACATGGCAATTGAGAATGAGGTAGATTTTAACGAAGGAATTTCTGCACGTAACTGGAAAAGCATTTTGGGTTCTAAGTACAGTTCTGTGATGGATGAAACATGGAAAGGTACAAACTGGATGGATGCTATCCGTAATAAAAATGCTCCTACTCAGAATCACGCATTTAATCTTGTGGGAGGTAATGATATTTCTAAATTCTCATTAGGCGTCGCATATACAAACCAGGAAGGTATATTTGGTGATCCGGTAGCTTCAGGCTATGAACGTACGTCTATTCGCCTGAATTCAGATCATGTGATCTTAAAGGCAGCAAATCGGGATGTAATTAAACTGGGCGAAAATGTCAATTATAATTATTCAGTGAAAAATGGTATTGGTTTGGGTAATCAATATTGGAACGATATTTCTAATATGTTGAGAGCAATGCCGATTATGCCAATTTATAACGATAAAGGTGGTTATTTTGATAATGCAGATAAGACTGCAATGGGCCTTAATGCATATGATGCTCAGGCCGCTAACCCCATTGCTTCGATGGTATATCAGAGAGGATATAATAAATCGAAAAGCCATAACCTGAATGCAAGTGCTTATTTGCAAATTTCTCCGATCAAGAATTTAGTACTTAAATCTCAATTCGGATATAAAATGAGCGCAAGCAGTTATCGTTCATATACTCCGGCTTACAACTTGTCGACAACTGCAGTGAACACGGTATCTTCTGTAAATCAAAGCGCGAATTTGGGTTGGAGTTATACATTGGATAATACTGCCGATTATAAGTTTGCAATCAACAATCACCATGTTGATGTCTTAGCCGGACAATCTCTTGAAAAATGGGGTATGGGCGAAGGCTTATCTGTTACAAATGGAAATTTGTTGTTTAATGGATTTGAATATGCATATCTTGCAAATACGCAGGGAATTGCTGCAGGTACAACTAAAGTTGATTCAAATACAGGTCCCTGGGGGCAAGGTGGATTAGCCTCTGTTTTTGGACGTATCAACTATGACTGGAATGAAACATACATGTTGACCTTGATTTTGCGTAGTGATGCTTCTTCAAATTTTGCCAGTGGCAAACGCTGGGGTTATTTCCCATCTGTTTCTGCTGGATGGGTTGCTTCAAATGAAAAATTCATGGCATCGACAAAAAGCTGGTTGGATTTCTTAAAATTCCGTGCAAGCTGGGGTCAAAACGGTAACTGTAATATTTCTAACTTCAACTACATAGCGCTGATATCTTTTGATCAATCAGCTAAATATTCATTCGGCAATGCCAAGGACAGCCAGTCAACCGGAGCTGTTCCTTATAACTTGGCTAATCCTGATGTTACCTGGGAAAAATCGGAACAGTTGGACTTTGGTTTTGATGCCCGCTTCCTGAATTCCAGATTAGGTGTGAATTTTGACTACTATGATAAGACCACAAAAGGATGGCTTGTTCAGGCACCCATTCATCCCTACTTTGGAGTTAGTGTAGCACCATATGTAAATGGTGGTGATATTACCAATAAAGGGGTAGAAGCAGTTATTTCATGGAACGATCATGTGGGTAAAGATTTTACTTATGGAGTAAATGTGAATGGAGCTTATAATAAAAATAAAGTTACCCGGATTGCTAATTCAGAAGGCATCATTAATGGATCTACTAATGTGTTAGCTCAGGGAACAACATATATTTACCGTGCTCAGGTAGGTTATCCCATAGGGTATTTTTATGGATATAAAACCGCTGGCGTATTCCAGAATCAGGCAGATATAGATGCCTGGAAAGCTGCCGGAAACGGAATTCTCCAATCGAATGTACAGCCGGGTGATTTGAAATTTGTTGATCTGAATCATGACGGCCAGGTTACTGATGCCGACAGAACAAAAATTGGAGATCCAAATCCTCATTTCAATATGGGTTTAAGCTTTAATCTGGGATATAAAGGATTTGATTTTACAGTTGCCGCTCATGGTGCTTTTGGTATGCAGATTGCCAAGAATTATCGTCAAACATCAAGATCGGATAATTACACAACAGAGGTATATCAACGCTGGCATGGTGAAGGCACCTCAAATAAATGGCCTCGTTTAACCTCAAATACGAATGCTAATTACATGTACCTTTCAGATATTTACATGGAAAATGCAGATTATTTGAAATGTCAAAATATTACATTGGGATATGATTTCAAAAAATTATTTCCGAAGATGCCATTGCAACAGGCTCGCTTGTATTTCACAGCACAAAACTTGTTTACAATAACAGGTTATTCCGGAATGGATCCGGAAGTCGGATCATCTGGCGGAGCTGATAGTTGGGCATCTGGTATTGATATCGGTTATTATCCAAGCCCACGGACTTATTTGGTTGGTGTAAATCTTAAATTTTAA
- a CDS encoding polyprenol monophosphomannose synthase codes for MSDSIVIIPTYNEKENIEAIIRAVFSLPKPFHILIIDDGSPDGTADIVKQLQGEFPESLHMVERKGKLGLGTAYIAGFRWSIEHKYDFIFEMDADFSHDPKDLLRLYEACTTGGGDVAIGSRYVGHVVNVINWPIGRVVMSYFASTYVRIVTGLKIFDTTAGFKCYRREVLETIELDKIRFKGYAFQIEMKFTAFKCGFNIIEVPIVFSNRVLGVSKMNGGIFGEAFFGVLSLKLKSFFRKYPQKKK; via the coding sequence GTGTCTGATAGTATTGTTATTATTCCGACGTACAACGAAAAAGAAAACATAGAAGCCATTATTCGCGCTGTTTTTTCGTTACCCAAACCCTTTCATATTCTTATCATTGACGATGGTTCGCCCGATGGCACTGCCGATATCGTAAAACAATTGCAGGGTGAATTTCCTGAATCTCTGCACATGGTTGAACGCAAAGGAAAACTGGGACTGGGAACTGCCTACATAGCAGGTTTCCGCTGGTCTATCGAACATAAATACGATTTTATCTTTGAAATGGATGCGGATTTTTCGCACGACCCGAAAGACCTGCTCCGTTTGTATGAAGCCTGCACAACCGGCGGTGGCGATGTCGCGATCGGTTCCCGCTATGTCGGTCATGTCGTTAACGTTATCAACTGGCCTATCGGACGGGTTGTTATGTCCTATTTCGCATCTACTTATGTACGAATCGTTACCGGACTGAAAATATTCGACACTACAGCCGGATTCAAATGTTATCGCCGTGAAGTGCTTGAAACTATTGAACTGGATAAAATTCGTTTCAAAGGATATGCGTTCCAGATCGAAATGAAATTCACAGCATTTAAATGCGGCTTCAACATCATTGAAGTGCCCATTGTATTCTCAAACAGAGTTTTGGGCGTATCAAAGATGAACGGCGGGATTTTTGGGGAAGCATTCTTCGGTGTACTATCACTAAAACTAAAAAGCTTTTTCAGGAAGTACCCGCAAAAAAAGAAATAA
- a CDS encoding helix-turn-helix domain-containing protein, with protein MINPEILHEITPLSEKDCFYIVERNKSEFTFPLHRHLEYELNYIEHAEGARRTVGDSVEVISNFDLVLITGSELEHTWENHKCNAKEIREITIQFSPELFFKNFIDKHQFKSIKVMLEQAQKGLYFPLDTILYVRPLLNSLSHEKQGFYAVMNFLSLLYELSLSNGARTLSSSAFARVKLPADSRRVQKVHDYLMQNYTQEIRLGKLADMVGMSEVAFSRFFRLRTGKSVTDYLLDIRIGNAIRMLVDSTQSVSEVCYSCGFNNLSNFNRIFRKRKGCTPKEFRENYNKKKTIV; from the coding sequence ATGATTAATCCGGAAATTTTACACGAAATTACTCCTTTATCTGAAAAGGATTGTTTTTATATTGTGGAAAGAAATAAGTCGGAATTTACGTTCCCTTTACACCGACATTTGGAATATGAACTGAATTATATTGAACATGCAGAAGGTGCGCGAAGAACTGTAGGAGATTCGGTTGAGGTGATATCTAATTTTGATTTGGTTCTTATAACCGGAAGCGAATTGGAGCATACCTGGGAAAATCATAAGTGTAATGCAAAGGAAATAAGAGAGATAACGATTCAATTTTCACCGGAACTGTTTTTTAAAAACTTCATAGATAAGCATCAGTTTAAAAGTATTAAAGTGATGTTGGAGCAGGCTCAAAAAGGACTGTATTTTCCTCTTGATACAATACTATATGTTCGTCCGTTACTCAACTCGTTATCGCATGAAAAGCAGGGTTTTTATGCGGTTATGAACTTCTTAAGCCTGCTTTATGAACTGTCGTTGAGTAATGGAGCTCGTACTCTTTCAAGTAGTGCATTTGCGCGGGTAAAATTGCCTGCGGACAGTAGACGGGTTCAGAAAGTACATGATTATCTGATGCAAAATTATACGCAGGAGATTAGATTGGGAAAGCTGGCAGATATGGTTGGTATGAGCGAAGTAGCTTTCAGTCGGTTCTTCAGATTAAGGACGGGAAAGAGTGTAACAGACTATCTTCTTGATATCAGAATAGGAAATGCTATTAGAATGCTTGTTGATTCAACACAGTCTGTCTCTGAGGTTTGTTATAGTTGTGGATTTAATAATTTGTCTAATTTTAATAGAATATTCCGCAAGAGGAAGGGGTGTACACCAAAGGAGTTTCGCGAAAACTATAACAAGAAAAAGACAATTGTGTGA